In one window of Cherax quadricarinatus isolate ZL_2023a unplaced genomic scaffold, ASM3850222v1 Contig2320, whole genome shotgun sequence DNA:
- the LOC128691959 gene encoding tripartite motif-containing protein 59 produces MMDDSKPEECKVCFINYDEELQRPRTLPCGHTFCSQCIKDSVKNVQLICPSCRAVHSATAATQFPINYGMEALIKKFRNMQVTSVGSESPKSGQDHTRGIGKKLQSMVQEQKSSISNLISECEEVLSQLGKYQGQVRDWKTQHHQLQDKLYDLVEQNKAAIELLEQEDTSVVTMSTEGEAGKKQLQTMLECLDAVTTIQEVDTTCDEADQYSVQAEDWIRKCQELFPNFSIAGTSVKLQENIKKALDMMTRETVTTDVPVLLKYSDFTIMEKVEKITGDIPLKLTVS; encoded by the exons GATGACAGCAAGCCAGAGGAGTGTAAAGTGTGTTTTATCaattatgatgaagaactacaacGACCACGCACTCTGCCGTGTGGGCACACATTCTGctcacaatgtattaaagattcAGTAAAGAATGTTCAACTCATCTGTCCGAGCTGCCGTGCTgtgcacagtgctacagctgctaCTCAGTTCCCGATCAATTATGGTATGgaggctctcataaagaaattcaGGAATATGCAGGTCACATCAGTGGGATCCGAATCACCAAAAtctggtcaagaccacacaagAGGCATCGGCAAGAAGTTACAGTCTATGGTACAGGAACAGAAGAGCAGTATCAGTAACCTTATAAGTGAGTGTGAAGAAGTACTGTCCCAGCTGGGCAAGTACCAGGGGCAGGTGAGGGACTGGAAGACCCAGCACCACCAACTGCAGGACAAACTCTATGATCTGGTGGAGCAGAACAAGGCAGCAATAGAACTCCTGGAACAGGAAGATACCAGCGTGGTGACTATGTCAACAGAAGGAGAGGCAGGAAAGAAGCAGCTGCAGACCATGCTGGAGTGTCTTGATGCAGTCACCACTATACAGGAGGTTGACACAACTTGTGATGAAGCAGATCAGTACAGCGTGCAGGCTGAAGATTGGATCAGGAAGTGCCAGGAACTCTTCCCAAATTTCAGCATTGCTGGCACCTCAGTGAAG TTGCAGGAAAACATCAAGAAAGCCCTGGACATGATGACCAGAGAGACAGTTACCACAGATGTCCCTGTCCTCCTGAAATACTCTGACTTCACCATCATGGAGAAAGTTGAGAAAATTACTGGTGACATCCCTCTGAAGTTAACTGTAAGTTGA